A window of Hymenobacter aerilatus contains these coding sequences:
- a CDS encoding polysaccharide biosynthesis/export family protein — protein sequence MRLPLRSRLLFFLVVWAVSLQSCVVQEKLPYLQSSSYSVKAPVAVPNPRPNYRLQPGDVLSIRVQGADPKLTEPFNITGTQIMNSGDPGTLYMTGYPIGEDGNISLPTVGKLKVQGLDINQAQALVQKSISNYVLNVNVLLKLLSFKVTILGEVRAPGRYFIYNPQATILEGLGMAGDLTEFGNRENVKLVRQTLNGSEVVLINLTDPKLLQSPYYYLLPNDALYVEPLKARTTRANAGNLALVFAGVSSIVLLLGFILK from the coding sequence ATGCGTCTACCCCTCCGCTCACGTCTGCTTTTTTTTCTGGTTGTTTGGGCAGTAAGTCTGCAAAGCTGCGTGGTGCAAGAAAAGTTGCCCTACCTGCAGAGTAGCAGCTATTCTGTGAAAGCGCCGGTGGCGGTACCCAACCCTCGGCCCAACTACCGGCTGCAACCTGGCGATGTGCTTAGCATTCGGGTGCAAGGCGCCGATCCAAAGCTGACGGAGCCATTTAACATCACCGGAACCCAGATTATGAACTCTGGTGACCCTGGCACTTTGTATATGACAGGCTACCCTATTGGGGAGGATGGCAACATTAGCCTACCCACTGTAGGCAAGCTGAAAGTGCAAGGGCTAGATATCAACCAAGCACAGGCATTGGTGCAGAAAAGCATTAGCAACTACGTACTCAATGTGAATGTGCTGCTGAAGCTGCTGAGCTTTAAAGTGACAATATTGGGCGAGGTTCGCGCGCCAGGACGCTACTTCATCTACAACCCACAGGCTACCATTTTGGAAGGCCTGGGTATGGCCGGCGACCTAACGGAATTTGGCAACCGCGAAAACGTGAAACTGGTGCGGCAAACTTTAAATGGTTCGGAAGTTGTGCTCATCAATCTCACCGACCCCAAGCTGCTCCAATCGCCCTACTACTACCTGCTCCCCAACGACGCATTGTATGTGGAGCCGTTGAAAGCCCGCACTACCCGCGCCAATGCTGGCAACCTGGCCCTGGTTTTTGCAGGCGTGTCATCTATTGTGCTGCTGCTGGGCTTTATTCTCAAGTAG
- a CDS encoding SusD/RagB family nutrient-binding outer membrane lipoprotein: MKRTIYTLSLALATVGSLALTGCEDFLDVNNNPNKAVEVPADLRLPAALVSTVNEETVALNQLGALWGGYWGTTNEGANLFTKEKAYSLVAITDGRDGIPFWENGYTTLLTYQLLRQEAEGTNSPNYAGIAKIMQGWHFLRLVDLYNNVPFDDALQGTVRLTPRYEPGQQVYEKAVNLISEGIADIKQAPLTAPKPGADDVVFQGNMTRWIKLANTVKLRALLRQSEAGTGSYVQAELAKIQTEGSGFLGVGENAYVQPGYLVTAGKQNPFWEAYYRTAAGVVTANFTDLRPTEFVLGEYQRLNDPRLARLYARNSAGQYRGVVFGAPANSGTTYNRANTSTFLGPRENNNQPGGLFKSAQQPSVLLSSFESLFLQAEATERGWLTGTTAKSLYDAAISESFKYLDVPTAATTTYLAQPTVSYEQAANKIERLIAQKWLALNSISSIEAWNDYRRLGYPAALPNSPQAPTPTARPLRLLYPETERTTNGTQISEQGPLDGLRDRVWWDR; this comes from the coding sequence ATGAAACGTACTATTTATACGCTTTCCCTGGCGCTGGCAACCGTTGGCAGCCTAGCGCTCACCGGCTGCGAAGATTTTCTCGACGTTAATAACAACCCGAATAAAGCGGTAGAAGTCCCCGCCGACCTGCGTTTGCCGGCCGCGTTGGTGAGCACCGTGAACGAAGAAACCGTGGCCCTCAACCAGCTAGGGGCCTTGTGGGGCGGCTACTGGGGCACCACCAACGAGGGCGCCAACCTCTTCACCAAGGAAAAAGCCTACAGCCTGGTAGCCATCACCGACGGGCGCGATGGTATTCCGTTCTGGGAGAATGGCTACACCACGCTGCTCACCTACCAACTGCTGCGCCAGGAAGCCGAGGGCACCAACTCGCCCAACTACGCGGGCATTGCCAAGATTATGCAGGGCTGGCACTTCCTGCGCCTCGTCGACCTCTACAACAACGTGCCATTTGACGACGCCCTGCAAGGCACCGTGCGCCTGACGCCCCGTTACGAACCAGGCCAGCAGGTGTATGAAAAAGCCGTAAACCTCATCAGCGAAGGCATTGCCGATATCAAGCAGGCGCCCCTCACGGCCCCCAAGCCCGGTGCCGACGATGTAGTATTTCAAGGCAACATGACACGCTGGATCAAGCTGGCTAACACCGTGAAGCTGCGAGCCTTGCTACGCCAGAGCGAAGCCGGCACTGGCTCCTATGTGCAAGCAGAGCTAGCCAAGATTCAAACCGAAGGCAGCGGCTTTCTGGGGGTAGGCGAAAATGCCTACGTGCAGCCCGGCTACCTCGTAACAGCCGGCAAGCAGAATCCCTTCTGGGAAGCATACTACCGCACCGCCGCGGGCGTAGTCACAGCCAATTTCACCGATTTGCGCCCCACTGAGTTTGTGCTAGGTGAGTACCAACGCCTCAACGACCCTCGCCTGGCCCGGCTGTATGCCCGTAACAGCGCCGGGCAGTACCGCGGCGTAGTGTTCGGGGCGCCGGCCAACAGCGGCACCACCTACAACCGCGCCAATACGTCCACGTTCCTCGGTCCGCGCGAAAACAACAACCAGCCCGGCGGCCTGTTCAAAAGCGCCCAGCAGCCTTCGGTGCTACTCAGCTCGTTCGAAAGCCTGTTCCTGCAAGCCGAAGCCACCGAGCGGGGCTGGCTAACGGGCACTACCGCCAAAAGCCTCTACGACGCAGCCATCAGCGAATCGTTTAAGTACCTCGACGTACCGACTGCCGCTACGACTACCTACCTGGCCCAGCCCACCGTCAGCTACGAGCAGGCTGCCAACAAGATAGAGCGCCTGATTGCCCAGAAGTGGCTGGCCCTGAACAGCATCAGCAGCATAGAAGCCTGGAATGACTACCGTCGCCTGGGCTACCCCGCCGCGCTGCCCAACTCGCCCCAGGCGCCTACCCCCACGGCGCGCCCGCTCCGCCTGCTCTACCCCGAAACCGAGCGCACCACCAACGGTACGCAAATCAGCGAACAAGGCCCCCTCGACGGCCTGCGCGACCGGGTATGGTGGGACCGGTAA
- a CDS encoding SusC/RagA family TonB-linked outer membrane protein, whose product MLGAVTASAQQERLVTGTVIEQASGKPLPGVTVVVKETSVGTATDVNGQFSIPAQPGQVLRLSFLGYGQQEVTVNTSTAPLSLSLNENPTELSEVVVTGALGIKRSARELGGGNQQIESERLNQGRVVNPVLGLSGKVAGLRINLVDSKVDPQVQVLLRGARSISGNNAPLYVVDGVPVPNINRLNPNDIESINVLKGANAAALYGSEGVNGALIVTTKAGQRGQARVSYTNTSTFGQVYLIPPTQNEFGMGVDGVYNPTQFESWGPRFDGEVRPVGPALADGTRWQLPYSPVDNLKEDLFQTTTTQQNDLSFSGGDEKSTYFFSLQDVNTKGIIPDDKTRRTGGRFNGSRTFGKLTTSYNLNYVFSKTETTPDGPWITAYQMPANVPFHQLKDLSNPFANPSAFFTDMQQNPYFQIANNRQTSEQQTLNGKIEFNYRVLPWLSAIYRAGLFNTNTDTRSTVGKFLGTGRRNIAGSVNDGSETFRRLNSDLILNAEKKFGDFNFRLLAGQNLRADNTKTTGIAASALVVPGLFNPENRVGELTGSSSITEYRQLAGYGELTAGYRNYLFLTLTGRQEWVSVLSEENRSYFYPGVSSSFVFNEAIPALRNSNVLSFGKVFASYNKTGNVNLAPYSLQNVYSQGNGFPFGGLAGYLPGTVYPNPNIKPEFVTSYEAGFQVGLFQDRLNLEAGYVYSDSRDQIFTATTSAATGYRSARVNAARLTNNIIEATISGDVVRKENLRWNLGFNFAHINNQVKELYGDLTSVNKFRQAYAIQGKPYPSLQLSDYRRDPQGRVIVDGTTGYPSSASQDTYRGTMVPPYQMGFNTLVDYKGLRLAAQFDWRMGAHLYSEIANRMITSGTSPLTVQYDRQPFVIPNSVIETAPGVFTPNTEVKTQSGGKAYWNGYVAPYQVNYAAKADFLKLRELNLSYSLPPVLLGRQKLVKGATVGVIAQNLFTIRAKDNDYGDPEYSYNNTEGYLSFRQVPPYRNVGFTLNVTL is encoded by the coding sequence ATGCTGGGAGCAGTTACGGCCAGCGCTCAGCAGGAGCGCTTGGTAACGGGCACTGTTATAGAACAAGCTTCGGGTAAGCCGCTACCGGGCGTAACGGTAGTGGTGAAAGAAACATCGGTAGGCACAGCCACCGACGTCAATGGCCAGTTTAGCATCCCTGCACAACCTGGGCAGGTACTACGGCTCTCCTTTTTGGGGTACGGACAGCAGGAAGTAACGGTGAACACCAGCACGGCGCCATTGAGTTTATCGCTCAATGAAAACCCAACGGAGCTGTCGGAAGTGGTGGTGACGGGGGCGCTGGGCATCAAGCGCTCGGCTAGGGAACTGGGTGGCGGCAACCAGCAAATAGAATCCGAACGCCTCAACCAAGGCCGGGTAGTGAACCCGGTGCTGGGCCTTTCGGGGAAAGTGGCCGGTCTGCGCATCAATCTGGTGGACAGCAAAGTGGACCCACAAGTGCAGGTGCTGCTGCGCGGGGCCCGCTCCATCAGCGGCAACAACGCGCCGCTGTACGTGGTAGACGGCGTGCCGGTGCCCAACATCAACCGCCTCAACCCCAACGACATCGAAAGCATCAACGTGCTGAAAGGCGCCAACGCGGCGGCCCTCTACGGCTCGGAAGGGGTAAACGGCGCCCTGATTGTGACCACCAAAGCTGGGCAGCGTGGGCAGGCGCGGGTGTCGTACACCAACACCAGTACGTTCGGGCAGGTGTATTTGATTCCGCCTACCCAGAATGAGTTCGGTATGGGCGTGGATGGCGTGTACAACCCCACGCAGTTCGAGTCGTGGGGGCCGCGCTTCGATGGGGAGGTACGCCCGGTAGGGCCCGCCCTGGCCGACGGTACGCGCTGGCAACTGCCCTATTCGCCGGTTGACAACCTGAAGGAGGACCTATTCCAGACGACCACCACCCAGCAAAACGACCTGTCATTTTCGGGCGGCGACGAGAAAAGCACCTACTTTTTCTCGTTGCAGGATGTGAACACCAAGGGCATCATCCCCGACGACAAAACGCGTCGCACGGGTGGCCGCTTCAATGGGTCGCGCACGTTCGGCAAGCTCACTACTAGCTACAACCTGAACTACGTGTTCAGCAAAACCGAAACCACGCCCGATGGCCCCTGGATTACGGCCTACCAGATGCCGGCCAACGTGCCATTCCATCAACTCAAAGACCTGAGCAATCCGTTTGCAAACCCGTCGGCGTTTTTCACCGACATGCAGCAAAACCCGTATTTTCAGATTGCCAACAACCGCCAAACCAGCGAGCAGCAGACCCTTAACGGCAAGATAGAATTCAACTACCGGGTGCTGCCCTGGCTGAGCGCCATTTACCGGGCTGGCCTATTTAATACCAATACCGACACGCGCAGCACGGTAGGCAAGTTTTTGGGCACTGGTCGCCGCAACATTGCTGGCAGCGTGAACGATGGCAGCGAAACTTTCCGTCGCCTCAACAGCGACCTGATTCTGAATGCCGAGAAGAAGTTCGGCGACTTCAACTTCCGCCTGCTGGCTGGCCAGAACCTGCGCGCCGACAACACCAAAACCACCGGTATTGCCGCCTCGGCGTTGGTAGTGCCTGGCCTGTTCAACCCCGAAAACCGGGTAGGCGAGCTAACCGGTAGCTCCTCCATTACGGAGTACCGGCAGCTGGCCGGTTACGGCGAGCTGACGGCTGGCTACCGCAACTACCTATTCCTGACCCTAACAGGGCGGCAGGAATGGGTGTCGGTGCTGAGCGAGGAAAACCGCTCCTACTTCTACCCCGGCGTGAGTTCCTCGTTTGTGTTCAACGAGGCCATTCCGGCCTTGCGCAACAGCAACGTGCTGTCGTTTGGGAAGGTATTTGCCTCTTATAATAAGACCGGCAACGTGAACCTGGCGCCTTACTCCCTGCAAAACGTGTACAGCCAGGGCAACGGCTTCCCATTTGGTGGGCTGGCCGGCTACCTGCCCGGCACGGTGTACCCTAACCCGAATATCAAGCCGGAATTCGTGACTTCCTACGAGGCGGGCTTCCAGGTGGGCTTGTTCCAGGACCGCTTGAACCTGGAAGCCGGCTACGTGTACTCCGACTCGCGCGACCAGATTTTCACGGCTACTACCTCGGCGGCTACCGGCTACCGCTCGGCCCGCGTGAATGCGGCGCGCCTCACCAACAACATCATCGAGGCCACCATCAGCGGCGACGTGGTGCGCAAAGAAAACCTGCGTTGGAACCTGGGCTTCAACTTTGCCCACATCAACAATCAAGTGAAGGAGCTATACGGCGACCTGACCTCGGTCAACAAGTTCCGGCAGGCCTATGCCATTCAGGGCAAACCCTACCCTAGCCTCCAGCTGAGCGACTACCGCCGCGACCCGCAGGGCCGCGTCATCGTGGACGGCACTACCGGCTACCCCTCCTCAGCCAGCCAAGACACCTACCGTGGTACCATGGTGCCACCCTACCAAATGGGCTTCAATACGTTGGTAGACTACAAAGGCTTGCGGCTGGCCGCGCAGTTCGACTGGCGGATGGGCGCGCACCTGTACTCGGAAATTGCCAACCGCATGATTACCAGCGGCACCAGCCCGCTCACGGTACAGTATGACCGGCAGCCCTTCGTGATTCCCAACTCGGTGATTGAAACCGCACCCGGCGTATTCACACCCAACACGGAAGTGAAAACCCAGAGCGGGGGCAAGGCCTACTGGAACGGCTACGTGGCGCCATACCAAGTGAACTACGCCGCCAAAGCCGACTTCCTGAAATTGCGCGAGCTGAACCTGAGCTACTCCTTGCCGCCCGTTTTGCTGGGCCGCCAGAAGCTGGTGAAAGGTGCCACGGTGGGGGTAATAGCCCAGAACCTGTTTACCATCCGGGCCAAAGACAACGACTACGGCGACCCAGAATACTCTTACAACAACACCGAAGGCTACCTCAGCTTCCGCCAGGTACCGCCCTACCGCAACGTGGGCTTCACCCTGAACGTGACACTTTAA
- a CDS encoding PD-(D/E)XK nuclease-like domain-containing protein — protein sequence MTYPTDPARRPDLLRLPYDDYRALPAVANSDLSRLRDALNGRLPRTPGNQNALSFGTAFHTALLEPEQYQPGQPGLNDTLVWWLVEGVKLQPELRQLLEVGVPEPSCLFTEPTTGTLCKLRADLVVDQPDQPYTIVDFKTTGARDYEHFRAQCTGFDYDRQAAFYLDALHADRFLLVGVQKFEPFGVFTVEVTPDMLADGRRKYLYLLRLLQPTAELPSYLSETVRTISDNLGAQYKTK from the coding sequence GTGACTTATCCAACCGACCCGGCGCGCCGCCCCGACCTGCTCCGCCTACCTTACGACGACTACCGCGCCCTGCCGGCCGTGGCCAACTCCGACCTGTCGCGCCTGCGCGATGCGCTGAATGGCCGCCTACCTCGCACACCCGGCAACCAGAATGCCCTTAGCTTCGGTACGGCTTTTCATACGGCCCTGCTGGAGCCCGAGCAGTATCAACCCGGCCAGCCCGGCCTCAACGATACGCTGGTGTGGTGGCTGGTGGAGGGCGTAAAGCTGCAACCCGAGCTGCGCCAGCTGTTGGAGGTAGGGGTGCCCGAGCCCAGTTGCTTGTTCACGGAGCCTACCACCGGCACGCTGTGTAAGCTCCGCGCCGACTTGGTGGTAGACCAGCCCGACCAGCCGTATACTATTGTCGATTTTAAAACCACTGGTGCCCGCGACTACGAGCATTTCCGTGCCCAGTGCACCGGTTTCGACTACGACCGCCAGGCCGCCTTCTACCTCGATGCCCTGCATGCTGACCGTTTCCTGTTGGTAGGGGTGCAGAAATTTGAGCCGTTTGGCGTCTTCACGGTAGAAGTGACGCCCGACATGTTGGCCGATGGTCGTCGCAAGTATCTGTATTTATTGCGCCTGCTACAACCTACTGCCGAGCTACCCTCATATCTTAGCGAAACCGTACGTACGATTTCTGATAATTTGGGTGCGCAGTATAAGACGAAATAG
- a CDS encoding flavin monoamine oxidase family protein: MDSTDVVIVGTGAAGLMAARTLAQAGRQVLVLEARNRVGGRVHTYTPAGFSAPIETGAEFLHGAVPLTRALLAEAGRTWHVSEGRAYAVRGGQLQEDDNFFKHLPQLLDKLQALPNDLPLADFLQQEFSGEEHRTLREMALQFAEGYDAADPTRVSAWALRDEWASGDADDSPRPVGGYGPLLDWLAQQAQAAGATLQLSRPVQEIQWQPGQVLLIDQQDQRYQARQLLLTVPLGVWQQPAEQPGYLRFTPELPEYRAAAAALGFGMVTKFALEFKEPIWEVKMPEMEFLFSDATVPTWWSQQPDARPLLTGWLAGPAAERLRQHSEEQLLQHALESLAYLLDTTPTALREQLRAWHVTNWGADPLARGAYSYPTVQAAPARALLATPIANTLFFAGEGLYEGPATGTVEAALVSGQETARAMLA, encoded by the coding sequence ATGGATTCTACCGATGTTGTAATTGTGGGCACTGGTGCAGCCGGCCTAATGGCGGCCCGCACATTAGCCCAGGCCGGCCGCCAGGTGCTGGTGTTGGAAGCCCGCAACCGGGTAGGCGGCCGGGTGCATACCTACACGCCCGCCGGTTTTAGCGCCCCTATCGAAACAGGTGCTGAGTTTTTGCATGGCGCAGTGCCTCTCACGCGGGCTTTGCTAGCCGAAGCAGGCCGCACGTGGCACGTCTCAGAAGGCCGGGCCTATGCCGTGCGGGGTGGACAACTGCAGGAAGACGACAACTTCTTTAAACACCTGCCGCAACTACTCGATAAGCTACAGGCGCTGCCGAACGATCTGCCACTGGCTGATTTTTTACAACAGGAATTTTCGGGAGAGGAGCACCGGACTCTGCGCGAGATGGCCCTGCAGTTTGCCGAGGGCTACGACGCAGCTGACCCGACCCGCGTGAGCGCCTGGGCCCTGCGCGACGAGTGGGCCAGCGGCGACGCTGACGACTCGCCAAGACCGGTGGGCGGCTACGGCCCGCTGCTGGACTGGCTGGCCCAACAAGCTCAAGCTGCCGGCGCTACGCTGCAACTCTCGCGGCCGGTACAGGAAATCCAGTGGCAGCCAGGGCAAGTGCTGCTTATTGATCAGCAGGACCAGCGTTATCAGGCGCGCCAGTTGTTGCTCACAGTGCCCTTGGGCGTGTGGCAGCAGCCAGCAGAACAACCGGGGTATCTACGCTTCACGCCCGAGTTACCCGAGTACCGGGCAGCGGCGGCGGCGCTGGGCTTTGGCATGGTTACCAAGTTCGCGCTAGAATTTAAGGAGCCCATTTGGGAGGTCAAAATGCCCGAAATGGAGTTTCTTTTCTCCGATGCTACGGTGCCTACCTGGTGGAGTCAACAGCCCGATGCACGCCCCTTGCTGACAGGCTGGCTGGCCGGCCCGGCTGCCGAGCGCCTACGACAGCACTCAGAGGAGCAGTTGCTGCAGCACGCGCTGGAGTCCTTAGCGTATTTGCTGGACACTACGCCTACTGCGCTCCGTGAGCAACTCCGGGCGTGGCACGTAACCAACTGGGGCGCCGACCCACTGGCAAGAGGCGCCTACTCCTACCCTACCGTACAAGCGGCTCCAGCCCGCGCCCTGCTGGCTACACCCATTGCCAACACCTTGTTTTTTGCGGGCGAAGGTCTTTACGAAGGCCCAGCTACGGGCACCGTTGAGGCGGCGCTGGTAAGTGGCCAGGAAACAGCACGCGCTATGCTGGCGTAA
- the lysA gene encoding diaminopimelate decarboxylase — protein MSFHLPADLLDRPTPYYLYDLNLLERTLHMLQQAAQAHNVQVHYALKANANLPVLERVQQAGFGADCVSGNEVQRALDAGFAPDHIVFAGVGKSDAEINLALTADIWCFNAESGQELEVLNELAGAQGRRARVALRVNPNVDAHTHHYITTGLDANKFGINLSDLPATVELLESLPHLELVGLHAHIGSQITNLSVFEQLSHKINELQTWLEDKGYQLPHLNVGGGLGINYDDPDTDPIPDFEAYFAAFGQHLHRRAGQQVHVELGRSVVAQCGTLVSRVLYVKQSQQTNFAILDAGMTELIRPALYGSHHHIQNVTSTAKTDKTYDVVGPICESSDTFGKGILLPETKRGDLIALRSAGAYGEVMSSEYNLREKTTPVYVG, from the coding sequence ATGTCATTTCACCTACCGGCGGATTTGCTTGACCGCCCTACCCCCTACTACCTCTACGACCTAAACCTACTAGAGCGGACGCTCCACATGCTGCAACAAGCCGCCCAGGCGCACAACGTGCAGGTGCACTATGCCTTGAAAGCCAACGCCAACCTGCCCGTGCTGGAGCGCGTGCAACAGGCTGGCTTCGGGGCCGACTGCGTGAGTGGCAACGAGGTGCAACGGGCCCTGGACGCCGGCTTCGCGCCCGATCATATTGTGTTTGCTGGGGTAGGAAAATCCGATGCGGAAATCAACCTGGCGCTGACCGCCGATATCTGGTGCTTCAACGCAGAGTCGGGGCAGGAGCTGGAGGTCTTGAACGAGCTGGCCGGTGCCCAGGGCCGACGTGCCCGCGTGGCGCTGCGCGTGAACCCCAACGTGGACGCGCACACCCACCACTACATCACCACGGGCCTGGATGCCAACAAGTTCGGTATCAATCTATCTGATCTGCCGGCTACCGTGGAGTTGCTGGAATCCCTACCCCACCTGGAGCTGGTAGGCCTGCACGCGCATATTGGCTCGCAGATTACCAACCTGAGCGTATTTGAGCAGCTCAGCCACAAGATCAACGAGCTGCAAACCTGGCTGGAAGACAAAGGCTACCAACTCCCCCACCTCAACGTGGGCGGTGGCCTGGGTATCAACTACGACGACCCCGATACGGATCCTATCCCTGATTTCGAGGCCTATTTTGCAGCCTTTGGCCAGCATCTGCACCGCCGCGCCGGCCAGCAGGTGCATGTGGAGCTGGGCCGCTCGGTGGTGGCGCAGTGCGGCACGCTCGTGAGCCGGGTGCTCTACGTGAAGCAAAGCCAGCAAACCAACTTTGCCATCCTCGATGCGGGCATGACGGAGCTGATTCGCCCGGCCCTCTACGGCAGCCACCACCATATCCAGAACGTAACCAGCACTGCCAAAACCGATAAAACCTACGACGTGGTAGGCCCTATCTGCGAGTCGTCGGATACGTTCGGCAAAGGCATCCTACTCCCCGAAACCAAGCGCGGCGACCTAATTGCCCTGCGCTCGGCTGGTGCCTACGGCGAGGTCATGTCCTCGGAATATAACCTCCGCGAAAAAACCACCCCGGTGTATGTGGGGTGA